The Neobacillus sp. PS3-34 genome has a window encoding:
- the safA gene encoding SafA/ExsA family spore coat assembly protein yields the protein MKKSYLFSLFSFLFLLSLFCLPGVSFAQQLYTVQPGDSLWKIAVRFQVGISEIIQANPQVKNPNLIYPGEKVNIPSYDATKSIEQQVIQLTNQERTKNGLPALTADWELSRVARYKANDMRDKNYFSHTSPTYGDPFTMMKNFGIAYRSAGENIAAGQATPQMVVQAWMNSPGHRANILSRNYTRIGVGYSKGGAQRYYWSQMFISK from the coding sequence ATGAAAAAATCATATTTGTTCAGTTTGTTTAGTTTCTTATTTTTACTCTCATTGTTTTGCTTGCCTGGCGTATCATTCGCGCAGCAGTTGTATACTGTACAGCCTGGGGATTCTCTTTGGAAAATTGCTGTCCGCTTCCAGGTTGGCATTTCGGAAATCATTCAAGCCAACCCGCAAGTTAAGAATCCAAACTTGATCTATCCCGGAGAGAAAGTGAACATTCCCAGCTATGATGCAACTAAAAGCATTGAACAACAGGTCATCCAGCTGACCAATCAAGAACGGACAAAAAATGGACTGCCAGCACTTACGGCTGACTGGGAATTGTCCAGGGTTGCACGCTATAAGGCAAATGATATGAGAGACAAAAACTATTTCTCTCACACTAGCCCAACATACGGCGATCCTTTTACGATGATGAAAAACTTTGGGATTGCCTACAGATCCGCTGGAGAAAACATCGCTGCAGGACAGGCAACCCCTCAAATGGTTGTACAGGCATGGATGAACAGCCCAGGACATAGGGCAAACATCCTGAGCCGCAATTACACACGCATTGGGGTTGGATATTCAAAGGGTGGGGCGCAACGGTATTATTGGTCACAAATGTTTATTTCTAAATAA
- a CDS encoding DUF1360 domain-containing protein encodes MEHVSWMTYIMLILASYRLTHLIVFDKITEFIRRPFVKKVKVETENGTKSKEVPTSMFGYLLKCYWCAGIWSAIFLGGAYLLFPKMAFILILILSIAGGQSIIETFVGVNIKKVEYYANNTKNEKK; translated from the coding sequence ATGGAGCATGTTTCTTGGATGACCTACATTATGCTGATTTTAGCCAGCTATCGACTGACACATTTAATCGTTTTTGATAAAATTACCGAATTTATCAGAAGACCTTTTGTCAAAAAAGTGAAAGTGGAAACTGAAAATGGAACAAAGTCAAAAGAGGTACCTACCTCCATGTTTGGCTACCTTCTGAAATGCTATTGGTGCGCGGGAATCTGGAGTGCAATTTTTCTTGGTGGCGCCTATCTGCTGTTTCCCAAAATGGCATTCATTCTTATATTGATCTTATCCATTGCTGGCGGACAATCTATTATCGAAACCTTTGTCGGGGTGAATATCAAGAAAGTAGAATATTATGCAAACAACACTAAAAACGAAAAAAAATAG
- a CDS encoding phosphotransferase translates to MTEIWSAERSLTPEEAEGIISMQFPQLAPLNINILGEGFDNTVFMVNKQYVFRFPRRKVAVELLETERKLLPQLVRMLKMPIPEPVFLGMPTTNYPWTFTGYKSVKGITPGVLTIEHRKQSAGALAEFLKSLHSFPVDQAHRLGVPFDEYYRLSIEKRKCRLEENIEKAIQGNLLPEQQNAIMEYANSLEDIKVSPIKMLVHGDLHFRNVVIDAEGLISGVIDWGDTHIGHPAVDLSIVYSFLPSDSRDQFFDVYGQIDEETQQLAQFKGIYTSLLLLLYGADKKNDELVAGAQESLALALS, encoded by the coding sequence ATGACGGAAATTTGGTCTGCCGAGCGCAGCTTAACCCCAGAAGAAGCGGAAGGAATCATTTCAATGCAATTTCCTCAGCTTGCACCTTTAAATATTAATATTTTAGGAGAAGGTTTCGATAACACTGTTTTTATGGTAAATAAACAATATGTTTTCCGATTCCCGCGAAGAAAAGTGGCAGTAGAACTACTGGAAACTGAGAGAAAGCTTTTGCCACAGCTTGTTCGGATGTTAAAGATGCCGATTCCGGAGCCTGTTTTTCTAGGGATGCCAACAACGAACTATCCATGGACATTTACAGGGTATAAGTCTGTAAAAGGAATCACACCAGGGGTCTTAACCATAGAACATAGGAAGCAATCTGCAGGCGCACTGGCTGAATTTTTAAAAAGCCTTCATAGCTTTCCAGTTGATCAGGCCCATCGTTTGGGAGTACCTTTTGACGAATATTACCGGTTGAGCATAGAAAAAAGAAAATGCCGGCTGGAGGAAAATATCGAAAAAGCTATCCAGGGAAATCTGCTGCCTGAACAGCAGAATGCCATAATGGAGTATGCAAACTCATTAGAGGACATCAAAGTGAGTCCGATTAAGATGCTTGTCCATGGAGATTTACATTTTAGGAATGTTGTCATCGATGCTGAAGGGTTAATCTCTGGTGTCATCGACTGGGGAGATACTCATATTGGCCATCCAGCTGTTGATCTATCCATAGTCTACAGCTTCCTGCCATCAGATAGCAGGGATCAGTTCTTTGACGTATATGGACAGATTGATGAAGAAACCCAGCAGCTGGCTCAATTTAAAGGCATTTATACTTCATTGCTTTTATTGCTTTATGGTGCTGATAAAAAAAATGATGAATTGGTGGCAGGTGCCCAGGAAAGTTTGGCCCTTGCCCTCTCATAG
- a CDS encoding FAD-dependent oxidoreductase, translating to MSTSEHNSHFPRTYWREIELPAYEKLAEDITVDVAIVGAGITGITAAYLLSKEGIKVALLEAGSVLNGTTGHTTAKITAQHGLFYDELISHLGEEKARLYYQSHIEALDFIKNTSNDKGIDCDFSPEDACIYSTTDEYAKKIEKEWEAYQKLGIDGYLSESIPFPIEIKNALFMKNQGQYHPLKFLTGLLKEAVRSGCAVYENTTAMEMEDIEDEHPKVVTRDGNRVTASKVLISSHFPFYDGMGFYFARMYAERSYAIGIKTESEYPGGMYISVDEPSRSIRYTPYGESGEKLLIIGGEKHKTGQGIDTISHYDALQKFAGETFGTEVISYRWSAQDLITLDKMPYIGPITEKKENILVATGYKKWGMTSGILAAHLLSDYVLHRENLYKELYSPSRFNADPSLKNLLTANADVAGHLLKGKLEFVPKDPGDLHNGEGSVVMYNGKRAGGYRDENGQLYLVDTTCTHLGCECEWNHAEKTWDCPCHGSRFSYAGDVVEGPALDPLKKVEE from the coding sequence ATGAGCACATCTGAACACAACTCACATTTTCCAAGGACCTATTGGCGTGAAATTGAATTGCCTGCCTATGAAAAATTGGCTGAAGATATCACTGTTGATGTGGCCATCGTTGGTGCGGGCATAACCGGCATTACTGCTGCGTATCTGCTCTCGAAAGAGGGGATTAAGGTTGCCCTGTTAGAAGCTGGGAGTGTTTTAAACGGAACGACAGGACATACCACTGCCAAAATAACCGCCCAGCATGGCTTATTTTACGATGAACTCATTAGTCACTTAGGTGAAGAAAAGGCAAGGTTGTATTATCAATCCCATATTGAAGCGCTTGATTTTATCAAAAACACTTCAAATGATAAAGGAATAGACTGTGATTTCAGCCCTGAGGATGCTTGTATTTACTCTACAACGGACGAATACGCAAAGAAAATTGAAAAGGAATGGGAGGCCTACCAAAAGCTTGGCATTGATGGATACCTGTCTGAAAGTATCCCTTTTCCCATTGAAATAAAAAATGCTCTATTTATGAAAAACCAGGGTCAATACCATCCTCTTAAATTCCTGACAGGTCTCCTGAAGGAAGCTGTCCGTTCTGGCTGTGCTGTCTATGAAAACACCACAGCAATGGAAATGGAGGACATTGAAGACGAACACCCAAAGGTAGTAACCCGGGATGGCAATAGAGTTACCGCCAGCAAGGTACTCATTTCCTCTCATTTCCCTTTCTATGATGGGATGGGCTTTTATTTTGCGAGGATGTATGCAGAAAGATCCTATGCAATCGGCATTAAAACTGAAAGTGAGTATCCTGGAGGAATGTACATAAGCGTGGACGAGCCTTCCCGTTCGATCCGCTACACTCCCTATGGAGAAAGCGGTGAAAAACTGCTGATCATTGGAGGTGAAAAACATAAAACCGGGCAGGGAATTGATACGATTTCCCACTATGATGCCCTACAAAAGTTTGCCGGAGAAACATTTGGAACAGAGGTTATTTCTTACCGATGGTCCGCCCAGGATTTAATCACACTTGATAAAATGCCCTATATTGGCCCTATAACAGAGAAGAAGGAAAATATCCTGGTTGCAACAGGCTATAAAAAATGGGGAATGACCAGCGGCATTCTCGCAGCACATCTTCTCAGCGATTATGTTTTACACCGTGAGAACTTATATAAAGAACTTTATTCCCCTTCCCGGTTCAATGCGGATCCGAGCTTAAAGAATTTGCTTACTGCAAACGCCGATGTCGCAGGGCATCTGCTAAAAGGCAAGCTTGAATTTGTTCCAAAGGATCCAGGCGATCTTCATAATGGAGAAGGATCCGTGGTTATGTATAATGGAAAAAGAGCTGGAGGCTACCGGGACGAGAACGGGCAACTCTATCTTGTCGACACGACATGTACACATTTGGGCTGTGAATGCGAATGGAATCACGCCGAAAAAACGTGGGACTGCCCATGCCATGGCTCCCGTTTTTCATATGCAGGAGATGTGGTTGAAGGTCCGGCACTCGATCCTTTAAAGAAAGTAGAAGAATAG
- a CDS encoding DUF3298 domain-containing protein — protein sequence MLSIYFKPYEIAPYVAGFPTFQIRFEELSDIIDRNGVFWESFH from the coding sequence ATGTTGAGTATATATTTCAAGCCATATGAAATTGCCCCTTATGTAGCTGGGTTCCCTACCTTCCAGATTCGATTTGAAGAGCTGTCAGATATTATTGACCGGAATGGGGTGTTCTGGGAATCATTCCATTAA
- a CDS encoding WG repeat-containing protein, translating into MSKNEMGNYQRYIPYKPSSSVIRSVFLYRASVKTVGGVKWGYINGKGVIILPPIYDHAGDFQNSFLAIVRLMERDGLIDTNGYFIAKPKYETIHPFSEGRATVINRDNYNVMDESGKILTEKEYHFIGDYKEGRALAASLDNKGNYLYGYLNRWGKEVIPLEYESATDFNNGKAVVKIKNGPFVLIGLTGKVLHTYQFAHVSNYSEGLIAFQREKNGKFGYINEQGKVVIEPQFTFAEPFIEGKAIVNVSEDFKNKYGLIDSNGKFLIKPIYESIISLGEKRVAVGKAIHPEQPFLGKKYALADTDGNMLTGFIYNTISSFENGLATATNNLYTFFIDHDGKRDATFPALSGSGVLQVDRSLIRGEIDFRLFYFDKKASLYGGKMKLFL; encoded by the coding sequence ATGAGTAAGAACGAAATGGGCAATTACCAAAGATATATTCCATATAAGCCTTCTAGTTCTGTAATTAGGTCCGTGTTTCTATATAGGGCTTCGGTGAAAACGGTTGGAGGCGTCAAATGGGGTTACATTAATGGAAAAGGTGTCATAATCCTTCCTCCTATATATGATCATGCTGGTGATTTTCAGAATAGTTTTTTAGCCATTGTCCGATTAATGGAACGTGATGGGCTAATCGATACAAATGGATATTTTATCGCCAAACCAAAATATGAAACCATCCATCCTTTCTCGGAAGGACGGGCAACGGTTATAAATAGGGATAATTATAATGTAATGGATGAGTCGGGAAAAATATTAACAGAGAAGGAGTATCATTTCATCGGTGATTATAAAGAAGGAAGGGCATTGGCGGCGAGCCTTGATAATAAAGGGAATTATTTATATGGCTATCTCAATAGGTGGGGAAAGGAAGTCATTCCACTTGAATACGAATCGGCGACCGATTTTAATAATGGCAAAGCTGTTGTAAAAATAAAAAACGGTCCGTTTGTCCTTATCGGCCTGACTGGAAAGGTACTGCATACTTATCAATTTGCCCACGTTAGCAATTACTCAGAAGGGCTGATCGCGTTCCAAAGGGAAAAGAACGGGAAATTTGGATATATAAATGAACAAGGGAAAGTCGTAATTGAGCCTCAATTTACGTTTGCTGAGCCCTTTATCGAAGGAAAAGCGATTGTAAATGTATCGGAGGATTTTAAAAACAAGTATGGACTCATAGACTCTAATGGGAAATTCCTTATAAAACCTATCTATGAATCGATCATCAGCCTTGGAGAAAAGAGGGTTGCGGTCGGAAAGGCAATACACCCTGAACAGCCCTTTTTAGGAAAAAAATACGCACTGGCAGATACAGATGGAAATATGCTGACAGGATTTATTTATAACACAATATCCAGCTTTGAAAACGGCCTGGCTACGGCAACGAATAATCTTTATACATTTTTTATCGATCATGATGGGAAAAGGGACGCGACATTTCCTGCTCTGAGCGGCAGCGGGGTGCTCCAGGTGGACCGGTCCTTAATAAGAGGAGAGATTGACTTTAGGCTGTTTTATTTTGATAAAAAGGCCAGCTTGTATGGAGGCAAAATGAAATTATTCCTTTAA